The genomic segment CCCGGGTGTGCGGATCCCGCGGGGGGAGTGCGCGCGCAGTGGGACCGGGAGCCTGCGGCGAGCCGGCGGCCAGAGCTGCGCTCCGAGACGCTGGAACCGGAGAGGTTCGGGTCCCGCCGGCCGTCCGCTCGCCGCAGCGCGCGCCCGGGCGCCCAGCGGCTCCCCCTGCGGGAAGGTCGGTGTGCAGCTCGCAGCTAGTTAGATCGATAGGAGGTGTGCCGACAGAAAAGATCGGAAATACAGAAGGTACGTcgctttaaaaagttttaaaaaatgcagtgatGGTTGCCTCTTTAGGAAAGCACACAGACGCAATtatatgtatgcatttaaaaaatacaagcgATTGCGCACCGACTGAGAAGGAGCTCTTTACCGTGGTGGCGGAAACATTCTCTATCTTGTTTGGGTGCGATGGTGGCAGAGGAATTAAGCTGTCAAAATTTGTAGACACTGCACTGAAGATCTGCGCATTGTATCGCGCGTACACGGTAcagcagttgaaaaaaaaatcggAACATAAATCTGCGTGCACGTAAAAAGTTAGTAACATTGCATACTGCGCATAGAAAAGCCGATTCAGCGCCGCCGTAGATGTACATTTTGGCAACGGAGCGCGGCTCTCTGTGGGGCTGTTTATTCCTGCAAGCTCGGCCCGGccgggaatgggagagagagaggaagcggCTGACATCACtcggggcggggccgcggcgcTAAGAAAAGTCGGTGGGACCCGAGCGGCCCCCGCACAGCCTCACCATGAGCTGCGGCAACACGTCCGAGCGCCACATCCTCGGCAGCTCGGACCAGCTGGTCCTGCAGCCGCTCTGGGACCAGCTGCGCGCCTGGGACGCGCTCACGCAGTCGCCCCTGTTCGCGGTCCTCTTTTCCATCAGCACGTACGTGGGCTTCTGCCTGCCCTTCGTGGTGCTGGACGTGCTGAGCCGCTGGGTGCCCGCGCTGCGGCGCTACAAGATCCACCCGGACTTCTCGCCGACGGCGCGGCAGATGCTGCCCTGCTTGGGGCAGACCCTCTACCAGCACGCCGTGTTCGTGCTCCCCTTGACGCTGCTGTCCTGGGCCCGCGGCCCGGCCCCCTGGCCCCGCGAAGCCCCCGAGCTGCTGCAGCTGGCGCGCCACGTCCTGGGCTGCCTGCTCCTCTTCGACGCGGAGTTCTTCGCGTGGCACGTGCTCCATCACAAGGTGCCGTGGCTTTACCGCACCTTCCACAAGATGCACCACCGCAACTCGGCCTCGTTCGCGCTGGCCACGCAGTACATGAGCGCCTGGGAGCTGTTCTCCCTGGGCTTCTTCGACGCGGTGAACGTCACGCTGCTGCAGTGCCATCCGCTCACCGTCCTGGTGTTCCACGTGCTCAACATCTGGCTGTCGGTGGAGGACCACTCCGGCTACGACTTCCCCTGGTCCACGCACAGACTGGTACCCTTCGGGTGGTACGGCGGCGTCACGCACCACGACCTGCACCACTCGCAGTTCCACTGCAACTTTGCCCCTTACTTCACGCACTGGGACAGAATCCTGGGCACTCTTCGCTCCAAGTGACTGGCAGCCTCCCAGCCGGGCTGGGGTGGCGCAGGGGGGCGCCCCCTTCCCCACGCCCCCGCCACCCCGGAAT from the Halichoerus grypus chromosome 7, mHalGry1.hap1.1, whole genome shotgun sequence genome contains:
- the CH25H gene encoding cholesterol 25-hydroxylase; amino-acid sequence: MSCGNTSERHILGSSDQLVLQPLWDQLRAWDALTQSPLFAVLFSISTYVGFCLPFVVLDVLSRWVPALRRYKIHPDFSPTARQMLPCLGQTLYQHAVFVLPLTLLSWARGPAPWPREAPELLQLARHVLGCLLLFDAEFFAWHVLHHKVPWLYRTFHKMHHRNSASFALATQYMSAWELFSLGFFDAVNVTLLQCHPLTVLVFHVLNIWLSVEDHSGYDFPWSTHRLVPFGWYGGVTHHDLHHSQFHCNFAPYFTHWDRILGTLRSK